Proteins from a single region of Gorilla gorilla gorilla isolate KB3781 chromosome 16, NHGRI_mGorGor1-v2.1_pri, whole genome shotgun sequence:
- the VPS39 gene encoding vam6/Vps39-like protein isoform X4: protein MHDAFEPVPILEKLPLQIDCLAAWEEWLLVGTKQGHLLLYRIRKDVGCNRFEVTLEKSNKNFSKKIQQIHVVSQFKILVSLLENNIYVHDLLTFQQITTVSKAKGASLFTCDLQHTETGEEVLRMCVAVKKKLQLYFWKDREFHELQGDFSVPDVPKSMAWCENSICVGFKRDYYLIRVDGKGSIKELFPTGKQLEPLVAPLADGKVAVGQDDLTVVLNEEGICTQKCALNWTDIPVAMEHQPPYIIAVLPRYVEIRTFEPRLLVQSIELQRPRFITSGGSNIIYVASNHFVWRLIPVPMATQIQQLLQDKQFELALQLAEMKDDSDSEKQQQIHHIKNLYAFNLFCQKRFDESMQVFAKLGTDYRKQLQYPNPLPVLSGAELEKAHLALIDYLTQKRSQLVKKLNDSDHQSSTSPLMEGTPTIKSKKKLLQIIDTTLLKCYLHTNVALVAPLLRLENNHCHIEESEHVLKKAHKYSELIILYEKKGLHEKALQVLVDQSKKANSPLKGHERTVQYLQHLGTENLHLIFSYSVWVLRDFPEDGLKIFTEDLPEVESLPRDRVLGFLIENFKGLAIPYLEHIIHVWEETGSRFHNCLIQLYCEKVQGLMKEYLLSFPAGKTPVPAGEEEGELGEYRQKLLMFLEISSYYDPGRLICDFPFDGLLEERALLLGRMGKHEQALFIYVHILKDTRMAEEYCHKHYDQNKDGNKDVYLSLLRMYLSPPSIHCLGPIKLELLEPKANLQAALQVLELHHSKLDTTKALNLLPANTQINDIRIFLEKVLEENAQKKRFNQVLKNLLHAEFLRVQEERILHQQVKCIITEEKVCMVCKKKIGNSAFARYPNGVVVHYFCSKEVNPADT, encoded by the exons aggaaTGGCTTCTTGTGGGAACCAAACAAGGACATCTTCTTCTCTATAGGATTCGGAAGGACGTTG GTTGCAACAGATTTGAAGTGACACTAGAGAAATCCAATAAGAACTTCTCCAAAAAGATTCAGCAG ATCCATGTGGTTTCCCAGTTTAAGATTCTGGTCAGCTTGTTAG aaaataacatttatgtCCATGACCTATTGACATTTCAACAAATCACTACGGTTTCAAAGGCAAAGGGAGCATCACTGTTTACTTGTGACCTCCAG CACACAGAGACCGGTGAGGAGGTGTTACGGATGTGTGTGGCAGTAAAAAAGAAGCTGCAGCTCTATTTCTGGAAGGACAGGGAATTTCATGAATTGCAG GGGGACTTTAGTGTGCCAGATGTGCCCAAGTCCATGGCGTGGTGTGAAAATTCTATCTGTGTGGGTTTCAAGAGAGACTACTACCTAATAAGG GTGGATGGAAAGGGGTCCATCAAAGAGCTCTTTCCAACAGGAAAACAGCTGGAGCCCTTAGTTGCACCTCTGGCAGATGGAAAAGTGGCTGTgggccaggatgatctcaccgTGGTACTCAATGAGGAAGGGATCTGCACACAGAAATGTGCCCTGAACTGGACGGACATACCAGTGGCCATGG AGCACCAGCCTCCCTACATCATTGCAGTGTTGCCTCGATATGTTGAGATCCGAACATTTGAACCGAGGCTTCTGGTCCAAAGCATTGAATTGCAAAGGCCCCGTTTCATTACCTCAGGAGG ATCAAACATTATCTATGTGGCCAGCAATCATTTTGTTTGGAGACTCATCCCTGTCCCCATGGCAACCCAAATCCAACAACTTCTCCAGGACAAGCAGTTTGAATTGGCTCTGCAGCTCGCG GAAATGAAAGATGATTCTGACAGTGAAAAGCAGCAACAAATTCATCACATCAAGAACTTGTATGCCTTCAACCTCTTCTGCCAGAAGCGTTTTGATGAGTCCATGCAGGTCTTTGCTAAACTTGGCACAG ACTACAGAAAGCAGTTGCAGTATCCCAACCCATTGCCTGTGCTCTCCGGGGCTGAATTGGAGAAGGCTCACTTAGCTCTGATTGACTACCTGACACAG AAACGAAGTCAATTGGTAAAGAAGCTGAATGACTCTGATCACCAGTCAAGCACCTCCCCGCTCATGGAAGGCACTCCCACCATCAAATCCAAGAAGAAGCTGCTGCAAATCATCGACACCACCCTGCTCAAGTGCTATCTCCAT ACGAATGTGGCCCTGGTGGCCCCCTTGCTACGCCTGGAGAACAATCACTGCCACATCGAGGAGAGCGAGCACGTGCTGAAGAAGGCTCACAAGTACAGTGAGCTTATCATCCTGTATGAGAAGAAGGGGCTCCATGAGAAAG CTCTGCAGGTGCTCGTGGACCAGTCCAAGAAAGCCAACTCCCCTCTGAAAGGCCACGAGAGGACAGTGCAGTATCTGCAGCATCTGG GCACAGAAAACCTGCATTTGATTTTCTCCTACTCAGTGTGGGTGCTGAGAGACTTCCCAGAAGATGGCCTGAAG atatttactgaagaTCTCCCGGAAGTGGAGTCTCTGCCACGTGATCGAGTCCTCGGCTTCTTAATAGAGAATTTTAAGGGTCTGGCCATTCCTTATCTG GAACACATCATCCATGTTTGGGAGGAGACAGGCTCTCGGTTCCACAACTGCCTGATCCAGCTATACTGTGAGAAGGTGCAAGGTCTGATGAAGGAGTATCTCCTGTCCTTCCCTGCAG GCAAAACCCCAGTCCCAGCTGGAGAGGAAGAGGGTGAGCTGGGAGAATACCGGCAAAAGCTCCTCATGTTCTTGGAGATTTCCAGCTACTATGATCCAGGCCGGCTCATCTGTGATTTTCCCTTTGATG gcctcttaGAAGAACGAGCTCTCCTGTTGGGGCGCATGGGGAAACATGAACAAGCTCTTTTCATTTATGTCCACATCTTGAAGGATACAAGGATGGCTGAGGA GTACTGCCACAAACACTATGACCAAAACAAAGATGGCAACAAAGAT GTGTATCTGTCCCTGCTTCGGATGTACCTGTCGCCCCCCAGCATTCACTGCCTGGGGCCAATCAAGCTGGAACTACTGGAGCCAAAAGCCAACCTCCAGGCCGCTCTGCAGGTCCTCGAGCTGCACCACAGCAAACTGGACACCACCAAG GCCCTCAACCTTTTGCCAGCAAACACTCAGATCAATGACATACGCATCTTCCTGGAAAAGGTCTTGGAAGAAAATGCACAAAAGAAACGGTTCAATCAAGTGCTCAAGAACCTTCTCCATGCAGAATTCCTAAGG GTCCAGGAAGAGCGGATTTTACACCAGCAGGTGAAGTGCATCATCACAGAGGAGAAGGTGTGCATGGTGTGTAAGAAGAAGATTGGGAACAG TGCATTTGCAAGATACCCCAATGGAGTGGTCGTGCACTACTTCTGTTCCAAAGAGGTAAACCCAGCTGACACTTGA
- the VPS39 gene encoding vam6/Vps39-like protein isoform X2 has translation MHDAFEPVPILEKLPLQIDCLAAWEEWLLVGTKQGHLLLYRIRKDVGCNRFEVTLEKSNKNFSKKIQQIHVVSQFKILVSLLENNIYVHDLLTFQQITTVSKAKGASLFTCDLQHTETGEEVLRMCVAVKKKLQLYFWKDREFHELQGDFSVPDVPKSMAWCENSICVGFKRDYYLIRVDGKGSIKELFPTGKQLEPLVAPLADGKVAVGQDDLTVVLNEEGICTQKCALNWTDIPVAMEHQPPYIIAVLPRYVEIRTFEPRLLVQSIELQRPRFITSGGSNIIYVASNHFVWRLIPVPMATQIQQLLQDKQFELALQLAEMKDDSDSEKQQQIHHIKNLYAFNLFCQKRFDESMQVFAKLGTDPTHVMGLYPDLLPTDYRKQLQYPNPLPVLSGAELEKAHLALIDYLTQKRSQLVKKLNDSDHQSSTSPLMEGTPTIKSKKKLLQIIDTTLLKCYLHTNVALVAPLLRLENNHCHIEESEHVLKKAHKYSELIILYEKKGLHEKALQVLVDQSKKANSPLKGHERTVQYLQHLGTENLHLIFSYSVWVLRDFPEDGLKIFTEDLPEVESLPRDRVLGFLIENFKGLAIPYLEHIIHVWEETGSRFHNCLIQLYCEKVQGLMKEYLLSFPAGKTPVPAGEEEGELGEYRQKLLMFLEISSYYDPGRLICDFPFDGLLEERALLLGRMGKHEQALFIYVHILKDTRMAEEYCHKHYDQNKDGNKDVYLSLLRMYLSPPSIHCLGPIKLELLEPKANLQAALQVLELHHSKLDTTKALNLLPANTQINDIRIFLEKVLEENAQKKRFNQVLKNLLHAEFLRVQEERILHQQVKCIITEEKVCMVCKKKIGNSAFARYPNGVVVHYFCSKEVNPADT, from the exons aggaaTGGCTTCTTGTGGGAACCAAACAAGGACATCTTCTTCTCTATAGGATTCGGAAGGACGTTG GTTGCAACAGATTTGAAGTGACACTAGAGAAATCCAATAAGAACTTCTCCAAAAAGATTCAGCAG ATCCATGTGGTTTCCCAGTTTAAGATTCTGGTCAGCTTGTTAG aaaataacatttatgtCCATGACCTATTGACATTTCAACAAATCACTACGGTTTCAAAGGCAAAGGGAGCATCACTGTTTACTTGTGACCTCCAG CACACAGAGACCGGTGAGGAGGTGTTACGGATGTGTGTGGCAGTAAAAAAGAAGCTGCAGCTCTATTTCTGGAAGGACAGGGAATTTCATGAATTGCAG GGGGACTTTAGTGTGCCAGATGTGCCCAAGTCCATGGCGTGGTGTGAAAATTCTATCTGTGTGGGTTTCAAGAGAGACTACTACCTAATAAGG GTGGATGGAAAGGGGTCCATCAAAGAGCTCTTTCCAACAGGAAAACAGCTGGAGCCCTTAGTTGCACCTCTGGCAGATGGAAAAGTGGCTGTgggccaggatgatctcaccgTGGTACTCAATGAGGAAGGGATCTGCACACAGAAATGTGCCCTGAACTGGACGGACATACCAGTGGCCATGG AGCACCAGCCTCCCTACATCATTGCAGTGTTGCCTCGATATGTTGAGATCCGAACATTTGAACCGAGGCTTCTGGTCCAAAGCATTGAATTGCAAAGGCCCCGTTTCATTACCTCAGGAGG ATCAAACATTATCTATGTGGCCAGCAATCATTTTGTTTGGAGACTCATCCCTGTCCCCATGGCAACCCAAATCCAACAACTTCTCCAGGACAAGCAGTTTGAATTGGCTCTGCAGCTCGCG GAAATGAAAGATGATTCTGACAGTGAAAAGCAGCAACAAATTCATCACATCAAGAACTTGTATGCCTTCAACCTCTTCTGCCAGAAGCGTTTTGATGAGTCCATGCAGGTCTTTGCTAAACTTGGCACAG ATCCCACCCATGTAATGGGCCTGTACCCTGACCTGCTGCCCACAGACTACAGAAAGCAGTTGCAGTATCCCAACCCATTGCCTGTGCTCTCCGGGGCTGAATTGGAGAAGGCTCACTTAGCTCTGATTGACTACCTGACACAG AAACGAAGTCAATTGGTAAAGAAGCTGAATGACTCTGATCACCAGTCAAGCACCTCCCCGCTCATGGAAGGCACTCCCACCATCAAATCCAAGAAGAAGCTGCTGCAAATCATCGACACCACCCTGCTCAAGTGCTATCTCCAT ACGAATGTGGCCCTGGTGGCCCCCTTGCTACGCCTGGAGAACAATCACTGCCACATCGAGGAGAGCGAGCACGTGCTGAAGAAGGCTCACAAGTACAGTGAGCTTATCATCCTGTATGAGAAGAAGGGGCTCCATGAGAAAG CTCTGCAGGTGCTCGTGGACCAGTCCAAGAAAGCCAACTCCCCTCTGAAAGGCCACGAGAGGACAGTGCAGTATCTGCAGCATCTGG GCACAGAAAACCTGCATTTGATTTTCTCCTACTCAGTGTGGGTGCTGAGAGACTTCCCAGAAGATGGCCTGAAG atatttactgaagaTCTCCCGGAAGTGGAGTCTCTGCCACGTGATCGAGTCCTCGGCTTCTTAATAGAGAATTTTAAGGGTCTGGCCATTCCTTATCTG GAACACATCATCCATGTTTGGGAGGAGACAGGCTCTCGGTTCCACAACTGCCTGATCCAGCTATACTGTGAGAAGGTGCAAGGTCTGATGAAGGAGTATCTCCTGTCCTTCCCTGCAG GCAAAACCCCAGTCCCAGCTGGAGAGGAAGAGGGTGAGCTGGGAGAATACCGGCAAAAGCTCCTCATGTTCTTGGAGATTTCCAGCTACTATGATCCAGGCCGGCTCATCTGTGATTTTCCCTTTGATG gcctcttaGAAGAACGAGCTCTCCTGTTGGGGCGCATGGGGAAACATGAACAAGCTCTTTTCATTTATGTCCACATCTTGAAGGATACAAGGATGGCTGAGGA GTACTGCCACAAACACTATGACCAAAACAAAGATGGCAACAAAGAT GTGTATCTGTCCCTGCTTCGGATGTACCTGTCGCCCCCCAGCATTCACTGCCTGGGGCCAATCAAGCTGGAACTACTGGAGCCAAAAGCCAACCTCCAGGCCGCTCTGCAGGTCCTCGAGCTGCACCACAGCAAACTGGACACCACCAAG GCCCTCAACCTTTTGCCAGCAAACACTCAGATCAATGACATACGCATCTTCCTGGAAAAGGTCTTGGAAGAAAATGCACAAAAGAAACGGTTCAATCAAGTGCTCAAGAACCTTCTCCATGCAGAATTCCTAAGG GTCCAGGAAGAGCGGATTTTACACCAGCAGGTGAAGTGCATCATCACAGAGGAGAAGGTGTGCATGGTGTGTAAGAAGAAGATTGGGAACAG TGCATTTGCAAGATACCCCAATGGAGTGGTCGTGCACTACTTCTGTTCCAAAGAGGTAAACCCAGCTGACACTTGA
- the VPS39 gene encoding vam6/Vps39-like protein isoform X1, whose amino-acid sequence MHDAFEPVPILEKLPLQIDCLAAWEEWLLVGTKQGHLLLYRIRKDVVPADVASPESGSCNRFEVTLEKSNKNFSKKIQQIHVVSQFKILVSLLENNIYVHDLLTFQQITTVSKAKGASLFTCDLQHTETGEEVLRMCVAVKKKLQLYFWKDREFHELQGDFSVPDVPKSMAWCENSICVGFKRDYYLIRVDGKGSIKELFPTGKQLEPLVAPLADGKVAVGQDDLTVVLNEEGICTQKCALNWTDIPVAMEHQPPYIIAVLPRYVEIRTFEPRLLVQSIELQRPRFITSGGSNIIYVASNHFVWRLIPVPMATQIQQLLQDKQFELALQLAEMKDDSDSEKQQQIHHIKNLYAFNLFCQKRFDESMQVFAKLGTDPTHVMGLYPDLLPTDYRKQLQYPNPLPVLSGAELEKAHLALIDYLTQKRSQLVKKLNDSDHQSSTSPLMEGTPTIKSKKKLLQIIDTTLLKCYLHTNVALVAPLLRLENNHCHIEESEHVLKKAHKYSELIILYEKKGLHEKALQVLVDQSKKANSPLKGHERTVQYLQHLGTENLHLIFSYSVWVLRDFPEDGLKIFTEDLPEVESLPRDRVLGFLIENFKGLAIPYLEHIIHVWEETGSRFHNCLIQLYCEKVQGLMKEYLLSFPAGKTPVPAGEEEGELGEYRQKLLMFLEISSYYDPGRLICDFPFDGLLEERALLLGRMGKHEQALFIYVHILKDTRMAEEYCHKHYDQNKDGNKDVYLSLLRMYLSPPSIHCLGPIKLELLEPKANLQAALQVLELHHSKLDTTKALNLLPANTQINDIRIFLEKVLEENAQKKRFNQVLKNLLHAEFLRVQEERILHQQVKCIITEEKVCMVCKKKIGNSAFARYPNGVVVHYFCSKEVNPADT is encoded by the exons aggaaTGGCTTCTTGTGGGAACCAAACAAGGACATCTTCTTCTCTATAGGATTCGGAAGGACGTTG TGCCAGCAGATGTAGCATCACCTGAAAGTGGCA GTTGCAACAGATTTGAAGTGACACTAGAGAAATCCAATAAGAACTTCTCCAAAAAGATTCAGCAG ATCCATGTGGTTTCCCAGTTTAAGATTCTGGTCAGCTTGTTAG aaaataacatttatgtCCATGACCTATTGACATTTCAACAAATCACTACGGTTTCAAAGGCAAAGGGAGCATCACTGTTTACTTGTGACCTCCAG CACACAGAGACCGGTGAGGAGGTGTTACGGATGTGTGTGGCAGTAAAAAAGAAGCTGCAGCTCTATTTCTGGAAGGACAGGGAATTTCATGAATTGCAG GGGGACTTTAGTGTGCCAGATGTGCCCAAGTCCATGGCGTGGTGTGAAAATTCTATCTGTGTGGGTTTCAAGAGAGACTACTACCTAATAAGG GTGGATGGAAAGGGGTCCATCAAAGAGCTCTTTCCAACAGGAAAACAGCTGGAGCCCTTAGTTGCACCTCTGGCAGATGGAAAAGTGGCTGTgggccaggatgatctcaccgTGGTACTCAATGAGGAAGGGATCTGCACACAGAAATGTGCCCTGAACTGGACGGACATACCAGTGGCCATGG AGCACCAGCCTCCCTACATCATTGCAGTGTTGCCTCGATATGTTGAGATCCGAACATTTGAACCGAGGCTTCTGGTCCAAAGCATTGAATTGCAAAGGCCCCGTTTCATTACCTCAGGAGG ATCAAACATTATCTATGTGGCCAGCAATCATTTTGTTTGGAGACTCATCCCTGTCCCCATGGCAACCCAAATCCAACAACTTCTCCAGGACAAGCAGTTTGAATTGGCTCTGCAGCTCGCG GAAATGAAAGATGATTCTGACAGTGAAAAGCAGCAACAAATTCATCACATCAAGAACTTGTATGCCTTCAACCTCTTCTGCCAGAAGCGTTTTGATGAGTCCATGCAGGTCTTTGCTAAACTTGGCACAG ATCCCACCCATGTAATGGGCCTGTACCCTGACCTGCTGCCCACAGACTACAGAAAGCAGTTGCAGTATCCCAACCCATTGCCTGTGCTCTCCGGGGCTGAATTGGAGAAGGCTCACTTAGCTCTGATTGACTACCTGACACAG AAACGAAGTCAATTGGTAAAGAAGCTGAATGACTCTGATCACCAGTCAAGCACCTCCCCGCTCATGGAAGGCACTCCCACCATCAAATCCAAGAAGAAGCTGCTGCAAATCATCGACACCACCCTGCTCAAGTGCTATCTCCAT ACGAATGTGGCCCTGGTGGCCCCCTTGCTACGCCTGGAGAACAATCACTGCCACATCGAGGAGAGCGAGCACGTGCTGAAGAAGGCTCACAAGTACAGTGAGCTTATCATCCTGTATGAGAAGAAGGGGCTCCATGAGAAAG CTCTGCAGGTGCTCGTGGACCAGTCCAAGAAAGCCAACTCCCCTCTGAAAGGCCACGAGAGGACAGTGCAGTATCTGCAGCATCTGG GCACAGAAAACCTGCATTTGATTTTCTCCTACTCAGTGTGGGTGCTGAGAGACTTCCCAGAAGATGGCCTGAAG atatttactgaagaTCTCCCGGAAGTGGAGTCTCTGCCACGTGATCGAGTCCTCGGCTTCTTAATAGAGAATTTTAAGGGTCTGGCCATTCCTTATCTG GAACACATCATCCATGTTTGGGAGGAGACAGGCTCTCGGTTCCACAACTGCCTGATCCAGCTATACTGTGAGAAGGTGCAAGGTCTGATGAAGGAGTATCTCCTGTCCTTCCCTGCAG GCAAAACCCCAGTCCCAGCTGGAGAGGAAGAGGGTGAGCTGGGAGAATACCGGCAAAAGCTCCTCATGTTCTTGGAGATTTCCAGCTACTATGATCCAGGCCGGCTCATCTGTGATTTTCCCTTTGATG gcctcttaGAAGAACGAGCTCTCCTGTTGGGGCGCATGGGGAAACATGAACAAGCTCTTTTCATTTATGTCCACATCTTGAAGGATACAAGGATGGCTGAGGA GTACTGCCACAAACACTATGACCAAAACAAAGATGGCAACAAAGAT GTGTATCTGTCCCTGCTTCGGATGTACCTGTCGCCCCCCAGCATTCACTGCCTGGGGCCAATCAAGCTGGAACTACTGGAGCCAAAAGCCAACCTCCAGGCCGCTCTGCAGGTCCTCGAGCTGCACCACAGCAAACTGGACACCACCAAG GCCCTCAACCTTTTGCCAGCAAACACTCAGATCAATGACATACGCATCTTCCTGGAAAAGGTCTTGGAAGAAAATGCACAAAAGAAACGGTTCAATCAAGTGCTCAAGAACCTTCTCCATGCAGAATTCCTAAGG GTCCAGGAAGAGCGGATTTTACACCAGCAGGTGAAGTGCATCATCACAGAGGAGAAGGTGTGCATGGTGTGTAAGAAGAAGATTGGGAACAG TGCATTTGCAAGATACCCCAATGGAGTGGTCGTGCACTACTTCTGTTCCAAAGAGGTAAACCCAGCTGACACTTGA
- the VPS39 gene encoding vam6/Vps39-like protein isoform X3 — translation MHDAFEPVPILEKLPLQIDCLAAWEEWLLVGTKQGHLLLYRIRKDVVPADVASPESGSCNRFEVTLEKSNKNFSKKIQQIHVVSQFKILVSLLENNIYVHDLLTFQQITTVSKAKGASLFTCDLQHTETGEEVLRMCVAVKKKLQLYFWKDREFHELQGDFSVPDVPKSMAWCENSICVGFKRDYYLIRVDGKGSIKELFPTGKQLEPLVAPLADGKVAVGQDDLTVVLNEEGICTQKCALNWTDIPVAMEHQPPYIIAVLPRYVEIRTFEPRLLVQSIELQRPRFITSGGSNIIYVASNHFVWRLIPVPMATQIQQLLQDKQFELALQLAEMKDDSDSEKQQQIHHIKNLYAFNLFCQKRFDESMQVFAKLGTDYRKQLQYPNPLPVLSGAELEKAHLALIDYLTQKRSQLVKKLNDSDHQSSTSPLMEGTPTIKSKKKLLQIIDTTLLKCYLHTNVALVAPLLRLENNHCHIEESEHVLKKAHKYSELIILYEKKGLHEKALQVLVDQSKKANSPLKGHERTVQYLQHLGTENLHLIFSYSVWVLRDFPEDGLKIFTEDLPEVESLPRDRVLGFLIENFKGLAIPYLEHIIHVWEETGSRFHNCLIQLYCEKVQGLMKEYLLSFPAGKTPVPAGEEEGELGEYRQKLLMFLEISSYYDPGRLICDFPFDGLLEERALLLGRMGKHEQALFIYVHILKDTRMAEEYCHKHYDQNKDGNKDVYLSLLRMYLSPPSIHCLGPIKLELLEPKANLQAALQVLELHHSKLDTTKALNLLPANTQINDIRIFLEKVLEENAQKKRFNQVLKNLLHAEFLRVQEERILHQQVKCIITEEKVCMVCKKKIGNSAFARYPNGVVVHYFCSKEVNPADT, via the exons aggaaTGGCTTCTTGTGGGAACCAAACAAGGACATCTTCTTCTCTATAGGATTCGGAAGGACGTTG TGCCAGCAGATGTAGCATCACCTGAAAGTGGCA GTTGCAACAGATTTGAAGTGACACTAGAGAAATCCAATAAGAACTTCTCCAAAAAGATTCAGCAG ATCCATGTGGTTTCCCAGTTTAAGATTCTGGTCAGCTTGTTAG aaaataacatttatgtCCATGACCTATTGACATTTCAACAAATCACTACGGTTTCAAAGGCAAAGGGAGCATCACTGTTTACTTGTGACCTCCAG CACACAGAGACCGGTGAGGAGGTGTTACGGATGTGTGTGGCAGTAAAAAAGAAGCTGCAGCTCTATTTCTGGAAGGACAGGGAATTTCATGAATTGCAG GGGGACTTTAGTGTGCCAGATGTGCCCAAGTCCATGGCGTGGTGTGAAAATTCTATCTGTGTGGGTTTCAAGAGAGACTACTACCTAATAAGG GTGGATGGAAAGGGGTCCATCAAAGAGCTCTTTCCAACAGGAAAACAGCTGGAGCCCTTAGTTGCACCTCTGGCAGATGGAAAAGTGGCTGTgggccaggatgatctcaccgTGGTACTCAATGAGGAAGGGATCTGCACACAGAAATGTGCCCTGAACTGGACGGACATACCAGTGGCCATGG AGCACCAGCCTCCCTACATCATTGCAGTGTTGCCTCGATATGTTGAGATCCGAACATTTGAACCGAGGCTTCTGGTCCAAAGCATTGAATTGCAAAGGCCCCGTTTCATTACCTCAGGAGG ATCAAACATTATCTATGTGGCCAGCAATCATTTTGTTTGGAGACTCATCCCTGTCCCCATGGCAACCCAAATCCAACAACTTCTCCAGGACAAGCAGTTTGAATTGGCTCTGCAGCTCGCG GAAATGAAAGATGATTCTGACAGTGAAAAGCAGCAACAAATTCATCACATCAAGAACTTGTATGCCTTCAACCTCTTCTGCCAGAAGCGTTTTGATGAGTCCATGCAGGTCTTTGCTAAACTTGGCACAG ACTACAGAAAGCAGTTGCAGTATCCCAACCCATTGCCTGTGCTCTCCGGGGCTGAATTGGAGAAGGCTCACTTAGCTCTGATTGACTACCTGACACAG AAACGAAGTCAATTGGTAAAGAAGCTGAATGACTCTGATCACCAGTCAAGCACCTCCCCGCTCATGGAAGGCACTCCCACCATCAAATCCAAGAAGAAGCTGCTGCAAATCATCGACACCACCCTGCTCAAGTGCTATCTCCAT ACGAATGTGGCCCTGGTGGCCCCCTTGCTACGCCTGGAGAACAATCACTGCCACATCGAGGAGAGCGAGCACGTGCTGAAGAAGGCTCACAAGTACAGTGAGCTTATCATCCTGTATGAGAAGAAGGGGCTCCATGAGAAAG CTCTGCAGGTGCTCGTGGACCAGTCCAAGAAAGCCAACTCCCCTCTGAAAGGCCACGAGAGGACAGTGCAGTATCTGCAGCATCTGG GCACAGAAAACCTGCATTTGATTTTCTCCTACTCAGTGTGGGTGCTGAGAGACTTCCCAGAAGATGGCCTGAAG atatttactgaagaTCTCCCGGAAGTGGAGTCTCTGCCACGTGATCGAGTCCTCGGCTTCTTAATAGAGAATTTTAAGGGTCTGGCCATTCCTTATCTG GAACACATCATCCATGTTTGGGAGGAGACAGGCTCTCGGTTCCACAACTGCCTGATCCAGCTATACTGTGAGAAGGTGCAAGGTCTGATGAAGGAGTATCTCCTGTCCTTCCCTGCAG GCAAAACCCCAGTCCCAGCTGGAGAGGAAGAGGGTGAGCTGGGAGAATACCGGCAAAAGCTCCTCATGTTCTTGGAGATTTCCAGCTACTATGATCCAGGCCGGCTCATCTGTGATTTTCCCTTTGATG gcctcttaGAAGAACGAGCTCTCCTGTTGGGGCGCATGGGGAAACATGAACAAGCTCTTTTCATTTATGTCCACATCTTGAAGGATACAAGGATGGCTGAGGA GTACTGCCACAAACACTATGACCAAAACAAAGATGGCAACAAAGAT GTGTATCTGTCCCTGCTTCGGATGTACCTGTCGCCCCCCAGCATTCACTGCCTGGGGCCAATCAAGCTGGAACTACTGGAGCCAAAAGCCAACCTCCAGGCCGCTCTGCAGGTCCTCGAGCTGCACCACAGCAAACTGGACACCACCAAG GCCCTCAACCTTTTGCCAGCAAACACTCAGATCAATGACATACGCATCTTCCTGGAAAAGGTCTTGGAAGAAAATGCACAAAAGAAACGGTTCAATCAAGTGCTCAAGAACCTTCTCCATGCAGAATTCCTAAGG GTCCAGGAAGAGCGGATTTTACACCAGCAGGTGAAGTGCATCATCACAGAGGAGAAGGTGTGCATGGTGTGTAAGAAGAAGATTGGGAACAG TGCATTTGCAAGATACCCCAATGGAGTGGTCGTGCACTACTTCTGTTCCAAAGAGGTAAACCCAGCTGACACTTGA